The genomic region GCCGTGTGCCTCAAGGTCGAGACGCACAACCACCCCAGCGCCATCGAACCCTACGCCGGGGCGAATACCGGCCTCGGCGGTGTGATTCGCGACATCCTCGGCGCGGGCAAGGGCGCGAAGCCAGTCGCCTCGCTCGATGTGTTCTGCTTTGGCCCGCCCGACATCGAGCAGGATCAAATCAAGGCCAAGGACGTCATCCATCCGCTCGGCGTCATGCGTGGCGTGGTTCGCGGCGTGCGTGACTACGGCAACCGCATGGGCATTCCCACCGTCAATGGCGCGATCCAGTTCGACGACACCTTCATCTACAACCCACTCGTCTTCTGCGGCACCGCCGGCATCATCCCGATCAAGGACATCGCCAAGGAAGTAAAGCCCGGCCATTTGCTCATCGCCGCAGGCGGTCGCACTGGCAAAGACGGCCTCAAAGGTGCGACGTTCAGCTCCGCCGAGCTCACCACCGACTCACATGAGGAAGACCAGACCGCCGTGCAGATCGGCAATCCCATCGAGGAAAAGAAAGTCGCCGATTGGGTGCTCGCTGCTCGTGAGAAGGGCCTCATTCAATTCGTCACCGATTGCGGTGCGGGCGGTTTCAGTTCCGCCGCAGGCGAAATGCTCCGCGATACCGGCGGCGAGGTGTGGCTGGAGAATGCGCCGCTGAAAGCGCCTGATCTCGAAAGCTGGCAGGTCTTCATCAGCGAATCCCAGGAGCGCATGGTCATCGCCATCGACGAGAAAGACCTGCCCGAGCTGCAAAAGCTCGCCGACATCTATCAGACCGAGATCTTCGTCCTCGCGAAGGCCGATGGCTCCCAGCGTCTCAAGGTTATGCACCACGGCACCACCGTCTGCGATTTGCACGTCACCGCGCTGCACGAGGCCCCGCGCCGCGAGATGCGGGCCAAATGGCGCACGCCGGCCGATGTGCAGCCCGCCGTGCCTGTGCGTCCCGAATCTTGGACCGCCACGCTCAAGACCTTGCTGTCCGATTTCTCCATCGTCTCCCGCGAGCCGATCATCCGCGAATACGACCACGAAGTGCAGGGCAACACCGTCCTCAAGCCGCTCGCCGGAGCGGCGGGCGATTGCCCGCAGGATGGCAGCGTCATCCGCGTCGATGGCAGCTCGCAGCTCGTCTCGCTCGCCTGCGCCTTGCTGCCGGAGTGGGGCAAGACCGACCCGCATCTCATGGGCCGCGCCGTCGTCGATGAATGCGTGCGCCAGCTCGTCGCCATGGGCTCGAATCCCGACCGCATCGCCATCCTCGACAACTTCTGCATGGGCAATCCCGACAACGAGCGCGAGCTCGGAGCCCTCGTCGAATGCACCAAGGGCATGGCCAAGAGCGCCATCGCGTATGGGGCACCCTTCGTCAGCGGCAAGGACAGCTTCTACAACTACTTCGTCACCGACGAAGGCCCTGTCTCCATCCCTGTCACGCTCCTCCTCAGCGGCTTCGGCATCGTCGAGGACGCCAAGCACGTCGTCGGAGCCTCCCTGCGCCGTGTCGGCAGCAAGATCGCCGTTCTGGGCAAAGTCAGCGCCGGTCTGCGCGGCAGCATCGTCGCCAAATACACCCGCGGCATCGGCCTCGACGCTGGTCCGTCCTTCGACGAAGCCGAAAGCATGGCCGCCTACCGCCGCTACTTCGACCTCGTGAAGCAAGGCGCCATCCTCAGCGCCCACGACATCGGTGAAGGCGGCCTCGCCGTCGCCCTCGCCGAAATGGCCTTCAGCGGCAAAGCCGGCCTCCGCATCGCCACCGACAAGATGCCCGTCACCGCCAGCGGCCTCACCACCGCCGAACTCCTCTTCGGCGAAACCCCCGGCCGCCTCCTCGTCGAAATCGCCCCCGAACACGCCGCCGCCGCCGAAAAAGCCGGCCTCACCATCATCGGCGAAGCCACCCGTGATCCGTATCTCTACATCTCCCACAACGGCACCACCTTGATCGATTCCCCCATCGATCAGCTCAAGCCGCTGTGGAAGGATGGTCTGGTGAAGTATTATTGAAGAAGCCTCAGTGCCTGTGACAAAATGCGAGTGACAACTTCCACATTGACCGCGTTACCAAGAGCCTCAAACGCCGCTTCGCCCTCAGGC from Prosthecobacter sp. harbors:
- the purL gene encoding phosphoribosylformylglycinamidine synthase subunit PurL encodes the protein MSQAVFRSIPLRDLTAEQLLDLSKRMKLSLSKADMLAVQKIYQDEGREPTDVEMEVIAQTWSEHCKHRIFGAKIYHTLDGKEEVVDGLFKTYIRNVTEEICKTKPDFVLSAFEDNAGFVKLDDDKAVCLKVETHNHPSAIEPYAGANTGLGGVIRDILGAGKGAKPVASLDVFCFGPPDIEQDQIKAKDVIHPLGVMRGVVRGVRDYGNRMGIPTVNGAIQFDDTFIYNPLVFCGTAGIIPIKDIAKEVKPGHLLIAAGGRTGKDGLKGATFSSAELTTDSHEEDQTAVQIGNPIEEKKVADWVLAAREKGLIQFVTDCGAGGFSSAAGEMLRDTGGEVWLENAPLKAPDLESWQVFISESQERMVIAIDEKDLPELQKLADIYQTEIFVLAKADGSQRLKVMHHGTTVCDLHVTALHEAPRREMRAKWRTPADVQPAVPVRPESWTATLKTLLSDFSIVSREPIIREYDHEVQGNTVLKPLAGAAGDCPQDGSVIRVDGSSQLVSLACALLPEWGKTDPHLMGRAVVDECVRQLVAMGSNPDRIAILDNFCMGNPDNERELGALVECTKGMAKSAIAYGAPFVSGKDSFYNYFVTDEGPVSIPVTLLLSGFGIVEDAKHVVGASLRRVGSKIAVLGKVSAGLRGSIVAKYTRGIGLDAGPSFDEAESMAAYRRYFDLVKQGAILSAHDIGEGGLAVALAEMAFSGKAGLRIATDKMPVTASGLTTAELLFGETPGRLLVEIAPEHAAAAEKAGLTIIGEATRDPYLYISHNGTTLIDSPIDQLKPLWKDGLVKYY